DNA sequence from the Halococcus salifodinae DSM 8989 genome:
CCCGCGAGCGGCGAGTACGGACAGACTGCGAGTTCCTGGTCGGCGCAAACTTCGAGGTAGTCGCTCACGTCCTCGTAGTAGGCGGCGTGGTAGAGCGGCTGAGTCACCTCGAAGCGTTCGAGATCTTCGACGTCGGATTTCCAGAGCGCCTTCGTGAGCTTCCAGGCGGCCATCGTGGACGCACCGAGGTGGTTGACCTTCCCCTCGCGGACGAGATCGTTCAGCGTGCGGAGGGTCTCCTCGACCGGCGTGTCGTCGTCGAAGCGGTGGATGTAGTAGAGATCGAGGTAGTCGGTTCCGAGCCGATCGAGGGTGCCCTCGATCTCGGCGCGGATGTTCTTCCGGCCGAGGTTTTCCGAAAAGCGACTCTCCTGGCTCCAGTACACCTTCGAGGCGAGGACGTACTCCTCACGAGATCGGTCGTCGAGCCACTCGCCGATCCAGCGTTCGGAGTCGCCGTCGCCGTAGCCATTGGCAGTGTCGATGAAGTTGATTCCGCGGTCGGCCGCGGCGTCGAGGAGCTCGTGAGCCTCCTCACGGTCGGTTTCGAGCACGTCGCCGGTCTGCTTGCCGAACCGCCACGTCCCGAGACAGAGCTTCGAGACCTTCGTTCCGGTGGAACCGAGGGAAGTGTATTCCATGGCCGGTGGTCGGGGGTATTACACAAAGTCGTTCGGGATGCGGTGGTTCGGACGATCCGGGACCGGCGATTCAACGCCGCCGTGACATGCGGAGAGCGATCGCTACGCGTCGTCGAGGAGGTCGTCGAGTTCGTCCTCGTCGAGCAGCCCGACGAGGCTTTCACCCTCTTCGTAGCGCTCGTACTCATCGTCGCTCAGCCGGTCGCGGATCTCCTCGTCGGTGAGCTTGCCTTCGAGTTCCGAATCGAGGTCGTCGGGGTCGTACCCGGGAACAGGCATACCGGTCGTTCGTCCTACTGGGTGATATACTGTCGGGCAGCGACGGTCGCCTCGTCGTGTCGGTCACGGGTGGGTTCTCGAAGCAGGCGCTTCGGAGGACGGTCGGTGGAGCGTCAGGCTTCACGACCACCTGACGGAACATCTCTCCGCTGCACCCCGCATCTCCAGTAAACGGCCCGCTAATGCGTTCTTCGTCGGATGGACTGTCCGGAGCCGCTTTTTGGCCCGCCGAAAAACCGAAACGGCTTTATTGTTTTAGGCAGGCCTAATTCACATGACGGACGACTCCGCAGCCCACGAGGAACCGACGAGGCGGGAGTACGTGAAGTACGGCAGTGCGATCGTCGGTGGGGCGCTGCTCGCCGGCTGTACCGGCGAGGGCAGTTCTGGCGGAGCGAACGATTCGAACGGCTCGAACGACTCCGCCGGCGGAAACACGACGGCGGGTGGGGGCGAGAGCTCGTACTCGGTGGCGATGGCCCCGAGGGGTGAAGTCGCG
Encoded proteins:
- a CDS encoding aldo/keto reductase translates to MEYTSLGSTGTKVSKLCLGTWRFGKQTGDVLETDREEAHELLDAAADRGINFIDTANGYGDGDSERWIGEWLDDRSREEYVLASKVYWSQESRFSENLGRKNIRAEIEGTLDRLGTDYLDLYYIHRFDDDTPVEETLRTLNDLVREGKVNHLGASTMAAWKLTKALWKSDVEDLERFEVTQPLYHAAYYEDVSDYLEVCADQELAVCPYSPLAGGFLTGKYERDGDSVKSPDGSRGSFDEFFDDYYVSERGWDVLDAVREVADEIDATPAQVALRWLIEREQFTCVPIVGARTVDQLDENLGAVEISLSSDHHERIDAARAGE